One window of Candidatus Nitrospira kreftii genomic DNA carries:
- a CDS encoding hypothetical protein (conserved protein of unknown function): MLKDEHPMRKRVRGIALLALLLCSGSLISGCVVLEEKYSAEKARSLNFQRLLAQEEKRTAELDSEVRRAKAELAEFEARNRELSSQVQMAREQMGRLQEEAEAIREATVLERKALEDMQRKGHSPAGKQKKTGVRKPAPSNIDRKDHADEDLLSSADTKADAKLHVVKPGETLFSISRRYGIGMGKLKQINNLPDDIIEVGQKLVLIAE; this comes from the coding sequence ATGTTGAAGGATGAACACCCAATGCGTAAGCGAGTACGCGGGATCGCTCTCTTAGCGCTACTGCTGTGCAGCGGATCGCTGATCAGTGGATGTGTGGTGTTGGAAGAGAAATACAGTGCGGAAAAGGCGCGAAGTTTGAATTTTCAGCGTCTTCTAGCGCAAGAAGAAAAGCGAACGGCGGAATTGGACAGCGAGGTGAGGCGTGCGAAGGCTGAACTGGCCGAATTCGAGGCCAGGAATCGGGAACTCTCGTCCCAAGTGCAGATGGCACGTGAACAGATGGGTCGCCTCCAGGAAGAGGCTGAAGCAATTCGGGAGGCCACGGTGCTCGAACGAAAAGCTTTGGAGGACATGCAGCGGAAAGGGCATTCTCCTGCTGGCAAGCAGAAAAAAACCGGGGTCCGCAAACCTGCCCCGAGCAATATCGATCGAAAGGATCATGCCGATGAAGATCTGCTAAGCAGCGCCGACACGAAGGCTGATGCAAAGTTGCACGTGGTAAAACCAGGAGAAACTCTCTTTAGCATCAGTCGACGGTATGGAATTGGGATGGGCAAGTTGAAGCAGATAAACAATCTTCCGGATGACATCATTGAAGTCGGTCAAAAACTCGTCCTGATAGCAGAGTAA
- a CDS encoding Anthranilate synthase component 1 — translation MRSETYSLNLDEFRSYAKQGNLIPLFREILADHDTPVSAFAKIDHGPSAYLLESIQGGEKWARYSFLGSGSPLVIYEDRGDLCVKKGSHRRRIPSRGAPLDRLRELMEAYRPVTVPDLPRFVGGAVGYLGYDIVKTFEHLPSRRKEHLNLPDFAFLLTETLLIFDNVSQKIKVVANAHVKSSSDRDIRAAYRQATGRIEAMIGRIRQPLKRVKPKRRRSPIRFTANMNKTDFEKMVSRAQEYIKAGDIFQCVLSQRWETNLQAPPFQLYRALRVVNPSPYMYYLRIAGVELVGSSPEILVRCEDGQVSVRPIAGTRRRGTTMEEDAELERRLLADSKERAEHIMLVDLGRNDIGRIAERGSVRVESLMNVERYSHVMHMVSNVTGKLDPTKTVYDVLKASFPAGTVSGAPKIRAMEIIEELEPTKRGPYAGAVGYISFSGNMDMCINIRTVVVSRHRAFIQAGAGIVADSNPEHEYEETCNKSRAMMKAIELAEQGLE, via the coding sequence ATGCGGTCTGAGACCTATTCTCTCAATCTGGACGAGTTCCGCTCCTACGCAAAACAAGGGAATCTGATACCGCTATTCCGCGAGATCTTGGCGGACCATGACACGCCGGTCTCGGCCTTCGCAAAGATCGATCATGGCCCATCGGCCTATTTGCTGGAGAGTATTCAGGGCGGAGAAAAGTGGGCGCGGTACTCCTTTCTCGGAAGCGGCTCTCCACTAGTCATCTACGAAGATCGCGGTGACCTGTGTGTGAAAAAGGGATCACATCGCCGACGTATTCCTAGCCGGGGTGCGCCACTGGACCGTCTACGAGAGCTTATGGAAGCGTATCGACCGGTGACGGTTCCGGATCTGCCGCGCTTCGTCGGTGGCGCGGTCGGCTATCTTGGTTACGATATCGTGAAGACATTCGAGCATCTCCCTTCTCGACGAAAGGAGCACCTCAATCTACCGGACTTTGCATTTCTTTTGACTGAGACCCTGCTCATCTTCGACAACGTCTCGCAGAAGATCAAGGTCGTGGCCAATGCTCATGTCAAGTCCAGCTCGGATCGAGACATTCGCGCGGCCTATCGCCAGGCGACGGGACGCATCGAAGCCATGATCGGCAGAATCCGTCAGCCCCTGAAGCGCGTGAAGCCGAAACGCCGACGATCTCCGATTCGGTTCACGGCCAATATGAACAAGACGGACTTTGAGAAGATGGTGTCTCGCGCTCAGGAATACATCAAGGCAGGAGATATCTTTCAATGTGTGCTTTCGCAACGGTGGGAGACGAATCTACAGGCTCCACCATTTCAGCTCTATCGCGCCCTCCGTGTCGTGAATCCTTCGCCGTACATGTATTACCTGCGTATCGCAGGAGTCGAACTTGTCGGCTCGTCTCCTGAAATTCTTGTGCGATGCGAAGACGGACAGGTGTCGGTGCGCCCGATCGCGGGGACCAGACGACGCGGGACGACGATGGAAGAAGACGCGGAGCTGGAGCGCCGACTACTCGCCGATTCCAAAGAGCGGGCGGAACACATCATGCTGGTAGACCTTGGGCGCAATGATATCGGCCGCATCGCTGAACGGGGATCGGTTCGCGTTGAATCGTTGATGAATGTTGAACGGTATTCACACGTAATGCATATGGTGTCGAACGTCACGGGAAAGTTGGACCCGACCAAGACGGTGTATGATGTGTTGAAGGCGTCTTTTCCAGCAGGCACGGTATCCGGAGCTCCCAAGATCAGGGCCATGGAAATCATTGAGGAGCTTGAGCCGACGAAGCGTGGGCCCTATGCCGGCGCGGTGGGGTACATCAGCTTTTCGGGCAATATGGATATGTGCATCAATATTCGAACGGTCGTCGTTTCTCGGCATCGGGCGTTCATTCAGGCCGGCGCCGGGATCGTCGCCGACTCAAACCCGGAACACGAGTACGAAGAAACGTGCAACAAATCCCGCGCGATGATGAAGGCGATCGAACTGGCCGAACAGGGATTAGAATGA
- a CDS encoding aminodeoxychorismate synthase, subunit II, which produces MLLVIDNYDSFTYNLVQYLGELGEDVQVYRNDKITIEQIEELRPSRMVISPGPCTPKEAGVSVEAIRRFGGTIPILGVCLGHQSMAVAFGGEVIRAQRLMHGKTSQIKHDGKTIFQFLPNPFEATRYHSLIVNRNNLPDCCEISAETGEGEIMGIRHKTLCVEGVQFHPESILTTVGKDLLRNFLKLS; this is translated from the coding sequence ATGCTACTCGTCATCGATAACTACGATTCCTTTACGTACAATCTGGTCCAGTATCTTGGGGAATTAGGTGAAGACGTGCAGGTCTACCGTAACGACAAGATTACGATAGAGCAGATTGAGGAGTTGCGCCCAAGTCGGATGGTGATCTCTCCTGGGCCTTGTACTCCCAAGGAAGCCGGTGTGTCAGTCGAGGCGATCCGTCGGTTCGGAGGCACGATACCCATTCTCGGCGTCTGTTTGGGCCATCAATCGATGGCCGTCGCGTTTGGAGGAGAGGTGATTCGTGCGCAGCGTCTGATGCATGGGAAAACATCGCAGATCAAACACGACGGCAAGACGATCTTTCAGTTCTTGCCCAATCCGTTTGAGGCGACACGCTATCATTCTTTAATTGTGAATCGAAACAATCTGCCCGATTGTTGTGAGATCTCCGCAGAAACCGGCGAAGGCGAGATCATGGGGATTCGTCATAAGACGCTCTGTGTCGAAGGAGTGCAATTCCATCCGGAATCGATCCTGACGACCGTTGGGAAAGATCTGCTCCGCAACTTCTTGAAACTCTCATAA
- a CDS encoding Anthranilate phosphoribosyltransferase, whose translation MIKDALAKLADRTDLTAQEAETVMLEIMDGAATSAQVAAYLMGLRQKEETVAEVVGSVNAMRSRATKIRIGSSVVVDTCGTGGDGANTFNISTAAAFVVAGAGITVAKHGNRSVSSRSGSADVLSVLRVKIDLEPRRVADCIDEVGIGFLFAPLYHGAMKQCAGVRQEMGIRTILNVLGPLANPAGATHQVLGVYDAKWTDILGRVLLELGSQHCFVIHGMDGLDEITLSDRTRVSEGKSGVVSSYFIAPEEFDLPRVSKKEFAGGTPDDNAQIIQDILQGRKGPKRDIVCLNAAPAMVVGQKARTLKEGFRLAQQTIDTGAAAEKLERLIAFTAQCG comes from the coding sequence ATGATCAAAGACGCGCTCGCCAAGTTGGCCGACAGAACCGATCTTACCGCACAAGAGGCCGAAACCGTCATGCTGGAGATTATGGACGGTGCTGCGACCTCGGCTCAGGTAGCCGCCTACCTCATGGGGCTCAGGCAGAAGGAAGAAACGGTTGCAGAGGTCGTCGGTTCAGTCAACGCGATGCGATCGCGAGCGACCAAAATCAGGATCGGCTCGTCGGTTGTGGTGGATACCTGCGGAACCGGTGGAGATGGGGCCAACACGTTTAATATCTCCACGGCTGCGGCGTTTGTCGTCGCCGGAGCGGGCATTACAGTGGCGAAGCACGGCAATCGTTCGGTATCGTCCAGATCCGGTAGTGCCGATGTGTTGAGCGTCCTCCGGGTCAAGATCGACCTGGAGCCGAGGCGCGTAGCCGATTGTATCGACGAAGTCGGCATTGGTTTCTTGTTTGCACCGCTCTACCACGGTGCTATGAAACAATGTGCCGGAGTACGGCAAGAGATGGGGATCCGGACTATTCTGAACGTGTTGGGCCCGTTAGCGAATCCGGCCGGCGCAACACACCAAGTGCTCGGGGTTTACGATGCGAAGTGGACAGACATTCTCGGGCGGGTCCTGTTGGAGTTGGGATCACAGCATTGTTTCGTAATTCATGGCATGGATGGCCTGGATGAAATCACCCTATCGGATCGAACTAGAGTGTCCGAAGGAAAGAGTGGAGTGGTATCGAGCTATTTTATTGCTCCTGAAGAGTTCGATCTGCCTCGTGTCTCGAAAAAAGAGTTTGCCGGTGGCACACCGGATGACAACGCGCAGATCATACAGGACATTTTACAGGGTCGAAAAGGTCCGAAACGGGACATCGTGTGCTTGAATGCCGCTCCTGCCATGGTCGTGGGGCAAAAGGCGAGAACGCTCAAAGAAGGCTTCCGTCTCGCCCAACAGACGATCGACACGGGAGCGGCGGCAGAAAAGCTGGAGCGACTCATTGCCTTTACGGCACAGTGCGGTTGA
- a CDS encoding Indole-3-glycerol phosphate synthase: protein MILDRILDHKKAELRHKQSRSYLANLKAAIRDAPTTLGFAVTLDATKPSSSPALIAEVKKASPSLGLLRPEFSETFDYLTLARTYHEHGASAVSVLTDKEFFQGDLQYLEAIKRALPIPALNKEFMVGDVQFYEARAHGADAVLLIVAALERRQLMDFYALATELGMDCLFETHHERELDTVLEWIPTARMIGINNRDLKTFTTDLNVTFRLAKRIPADKLIISESGIHTRDDVMKLIEAGIHAMLIGESLIRAEQTADKVRELLGLRANNAQSA, encoded by the coding sequence ATGATTCTCGATCGTATCCTCGATCATAAAAAAGCCGAACTGAGGCATAAGCAGAGCCGGTCTTATCTGGCTAACCTCAAAGCGGCGATTCGAGATGCTCCGACGACGCTCGGATTCGCCGTCACCTTGGATGCGACCAAGCCTTCCTCCAGCCCAGCCTTGATCGCGGAGGTGAAGAAGGCCTCGCCGAGCTTAGGACTCTTGCGGCCGGAGTTTTCCGAGACGTTCGACTATCTGACACTCGCGCGCACCTATCATGAGCATGGCGCGTCCGCCGTTTCCGTACTGACGGACAAGGAGTTTTTTCAAGGCGACCTTCAGTACCTTGAAGCGATCAAGCGTGCGCTGCCGATCCCCGCGCTCAACAAGGAGTTCATGGTCGGCGATGTGCAATTTTATGAAGCGCGGGCGCACGGCGCCGATGCCGTGTTGCTGATCGTGGCGGCGTTGGAACGGCGCCAACTGATGGATTTCTATGCCTTGGCCACCGAACTTGGGATGGATTGTCTCTTCGAAACTCATCACGAGAGGGAGTTGGATACGGTCTTGGAGTGGATTCCCACCGCGAGGATGATCGGGATTAACAATCGAGATTTGAAAACCTTCACGACTGACCTCAACGTCACCTTTCGGCTGGCAAAACGAATTCCGGCCGACAAGCTGATCATCAGTGAAAGCGGGATTCACACTCGGGATGACGTGATGAAACTGATTGAGGCAGGCATTCATGCCATGTTGATCGGGGAATCGCTGATTCGCGCCGAGCAGACCGCAGACAAAGTCCGAGAGCTGCTCGGTCTCAGAGCCAACAATGCGCAGTCCGCCTAG
- a CDS encoding N-(5'-phosphoribosyl)anthranilate isomerase: MKIKICGMTNLEDADGAVRAGADALGFVMYRKSPRFVEPAVARAIVAGLPPFVLPVGVFVNEEAEKVRALMDECGFALAQLHGDESAYYCQNLGRPALKAIRLKDRGGFLALAEFHGRANVRGFLIDAFSDHAYGGTGQTVDWTLAQEAARSAPIILAGGLNPGNVAQAVQMVRPYGVDVSSGVEQSPGKKDPDKVKAFIQAARLVPAE, encoded by the coding sequence ATGAAAATCAAGATTTGCGGCATGACAAACCTAGAGGATGCGGACGGTGCAGTGCGGGCAGGCGCGGATGCGTTGGGATTTGTCATGTACCGCAAAAGCCCGCGTTTCGTGGAGCCAGCGGTGGCCAGAGCCATTGTCGCCGGGCTTCCACCGTTTGTGCTGCCTGTGGGAGTGTTCGTCAATGAAGAAGCCGAGAAGGTTCGGGCACTTATGGATGAATGTGGCTTCGCGTTGGCTCAATTGCATGGCGATGAATCGGCTTACTATTGCCAGAACCTCGGTCGTCCGGCTCTCAAGGCTATTCGCCTGAAAGACCGGGGTGGCTTTCTGGCTTTGGCTGAATTTCACGGGCGGGCAAACGTACGAGGATTTCTGATCGATGCGTTTTCCGACCACGCCTATGGCGGCACGGGGCAGACGGTCGATTGGACATTGGCCCAGGAAGCGGCTCGATCTGCGCCGATCATTCTGGCCGGAGGCCTGAATCCTGGAAACGTTGCACAGGCGGTCCAAATGGTGCGTCCCTATGGAGTCGATGTGAGTAGTGGCGTGGAACAGAGTCCTGGGAAAAAGGATCCAGACAAAGTGAAGGCGTTTATTCAAGCGGCCAGGCTTGTGCCTGCCGAATAA
- a CDS encoding tryptophan synthase subunit beta, translated as MPMLPDTHGRFGSYGGRYVPETLMPALLELEEEYAKAKKDRRFQASLAYYLKEYVGRPTSLYRADRLTKKLGGAKIYLKREDLCHTGAHKINNAIGQVLLALRMKKRRIIAETGAGQHGVATATAAAMFGLECEVYMGTEDMQRQALNVFRMRLLGAKVTGVDAGSRTLKDAISEAMRDWTTHVRTTHYILGSVLGAHPYPMMIRDFQAIIGREARKQILSAEKRLPNYLVACVGGGSNSIGLFHAFLRDTKVKMIGVEAGGLGIESGKHAARFSGGKTGVLQGTMTYLLQDENGQINLTHSVSAGLDYAAVGPEHSLYHDQGRIEYTYATDAEALSAFDLLAREEGIVPALESAHAIAEVVKLAPKLRKSQLIIANLSGRGDKDVQQVAKMRGVEL; from the coding sequence ATGCCGATGTTACCCGATACCCATGGCCGGTTCGGCTCCTATGGCGGCCGGTATGTGCCGGAAACCCTCATGCCGGCGCTCTTGGAGCTGGAAGAAGAATATGCGAAAGCGAAAAAGGACCGTCGATTTCAGGCTAGCCTTGCCTATTATCTGAAAGAGTATGTGGGCCGGCCAACCAGCCTCTATCGAGCCGATCGGCTCACCAAGAAATTAGGTGGTGCCAAGATTTATCTGAAACGCGAAGACCTCTGCCACACCGGTGCACACAAGATCAATAACGCGATCGGGCAAGTGCTGCTGGCTCTACGCATGAAAAAGCGCCGCATCATCGCTGAAACCGGAGCAGGGCAGCACGGTGTTGCAACGGCTACAGCAGCAGCGATGTTTGGACTGGAGTGTGAAGTCTACATGGGTACGGAGGATATGCAGCGGCAGGCATTGAATGTCTTTCGCATGCGGCTGCTCGGAGCTAAAGTGACGGGTGTTGATGCCGGGAGCCGAACCTTGAAAGACGCCATCAGTGAGGCGATGCGCGATTGGACGACGCATGTTCGAACTACGCATTACATTCTCGGGTCAGTGTTAGGGGCGCATCCCTATCCCATGATGATCCGAGATTTTCAGGCGATCATCGGGCGAGAAGCACGGAAGCAGATTCTTTCCGCGGAAAAGCGGTTACCGAATTATCTGGTGGCCTGTGTCGGAGGAGGAAGTAATTCCATCGGGCTGTTCCATGCATTCCTCCGCGATACCAAGGTCAAGATGATCGGGGTCGAGGCCGGGGGACTTGGGATCGAGAGTGGAAAACATGCCGCACGTTTTTCAGGCGGTAAGACTGGTGTCCTGCAAGGCACCATGACCTACCTGCTGCAAGACGAAAACGGACAGATCAATTTGACCCATTCAGTCTCAGCCGGACTCGATTATGCGGCGGTCGGACCGGAGCATAGTCTCTACCATGATCAGGGCCGCATTGAGTACACCTATGCCACGGATGCTGAAGCCTTGTCGGCATTTGATCTCCTTGCGCGTGAAGAGGGTATCGTCCCCGCGCTCGAAAGCGCGCATGCTATCGCAGAAGTCGTCAAGTTAGCGCCGAAGCTCAGGAAGTCGCAGCTCATCATTGCCAACCTTTCAGGTCGTGGAGACAAAGACGTGCAACAGGTCGCGAAGATGCGAGGGGTTGAGCTATGA
- a CDS encoding Tryptophan synthase alpha chain gives MSGRLESMFETLRKKEQKALIAYLMAGDPGLAETEQLVVALEEAGADIIELGVPFSDPIADGPVIQQAAERALKSGTSLRKILDSVKSLRRRTEIPIVLMLYYNSIHAMGCEEFCKTASAAGVDGLIVPDMPPDEAGPLKKPAEAAGLPLIFLLAPTSTTDRRKLVAKESHGFVYYVSLTGITGSKLSNIGDIQDNIKKLRNVSGSPIAVGFGVATPEDAAQVSKMADGVIVGSAIVKRIASHQQDPAMIRHVAEFVRSLKTAMAPA, from the coding sequence ATGAGCGGACGGCTGGAAAGCATGTTTGAGACCCTTCGGAAGAAGGAACAAAAAGCGCTCATCGCCTATTTAATGGCGGGGGATCCTGGACTTGCCGAAACCGAACAGCTGGTAGTGGCGTTGGAAGAAGCAGGCGCCGATATCATTGAGCTGGGTGTGCCTTTCTCGGATCCGATCGCGGACGGGCCGGTGATTCAGCAGGCTGCGGAACGAGCATTGAAGAGCGGGACGTCCCTGCGCAAGATTCTGGATTCTGTGAAGTCCCTCAGGCGGCGTACGGAGATTCCGATTGTCCTCATGTTGTATTACAACTCGATCCATGCCATGGGCTGTGAGGAGTTTTGTAAGACTGCGAGCGCCGCCGGAGTGGATGGGTTGATCGTGCCCGATATGCCACCGGACGAAGCCGGACCGCTCAAAAAGCCGGCAGAGGCAGCTGGACTGCCGCTCATCTTTTTGCTTGCACCGACCAGCACAACCGATCGTCGCAAGCTTGTCGCCAAGGAGTCACATGGATTTGTCTACTATGTCTCGCTGACGGGGATTACAGGATCGAAACTCAGCAATATTGGGGACATCCAAGATAACATCAAAAAACTGAGGAACGTGTCGGGATCTCCCATCGCCGTCGGATTCGGTGTAGCGACGCCGGAGGATGCCGCGCAAGTGTCGAAGATGGCCGATGGGGTGATCGTCGGTAGCGCGATCGTGAAACGTATCGCTTCTCACCAACAAGATCCGGCCATGATTAGACACGTCGCTGAGTTCGTCCGCTCTCTCAAGACTGCGATGGCGCCAGCCTAG
- a CDS encoding hypothetical protein (conserved protein of unknown function), whose protein sequence is MLSRSYAQFVAVLGLVLVLGGCGGLQEVWEGPGARVFRPQSIAVLPPMSSQYDSAREDIQEVLAVALNRQGRIERVVTPENVTDIFQTSKEAFDSLVFYFSRLEMTGQSDKDSAIKLGRSLNVDSFLVVRVNSWEYMRKEGDNVGRVGLSLRLIDAATGTTVWKARHERSSSYMFVKPSLKEIAKDLADEMIKYMPPQAKP, encoded by the coding sequence ATGTTGTCTCGATCATACGCGCAATTCGTAGCTGTCCTCGGACTTGTTCTGGTCCTCGGTGGCTGTGGCGGCTTGCAGGAAGTGTGGGAAGGCCCAGGGGCCAGGGTGTTCCGACCGCAGAGCATCGCCGTATTGCCACCGATGTCGAGTCAATACGACAGCGCCCGAGAAGACATTCAAGAGGTATTGGCCGTCGCACTCAATCGGCAGGGACGCATCGAACGGGTGGTGACCCCGGAAAACGTCACCGATATTTTTCAGACCTCAAAAGAAGCCTTCGACTCTCTCGTGTTCTATTTCTCTCGACTCGAAATGACCGGTCAATCCGACAAAGACTCAGCCATCAAGCTTGGAAGATCGCTCAACGTCGACTCTTTTCTGGTCGTCAGGGTCAATTCCTGGGAATACATGCGTAAGGAAGGCGATAATGTCGGGCGCGTTGGATTGAGCCTGCGCCTGATCGATGCCGCAACCGGGACCACCGTCTGGAAAGCACGCCATGAACGTTCCAGCAGCTACATGTTTGTCAAGCCAAGCCTCAAAGAGATCGCCAAAGACTTGGCTGATGAAATGATCAAGTACATGCCTCCGCAAGCCAAACCCTAG
- a CDS encoding hypothetical protein (conserved exported protein of unknown function), whose amino-acid sequence MRWSPSVRIAVLLATSALPLQVSAAEFVISGPRAMGMGGAGVAVTTNALATYWNPAGLAMTQTVDIRVQGGGLAIDRLGFGDALNDLEKFNTSDTSPTNLVRAQEIADRINQPGAAVSVNGSAGLYVKGHFGEHAFGFNVSDVATGGGFVSTPVQATQPGGIGTPITVAGQMALRGLEARQLAFSYAYAFSDKTFAIGITAKVIQGASYNGSTDLQSGSGVSTTDHFGKPTISTTYGIDIGAIYRPSSLIRFGIVAKDINTPTFDAAGGGELKLDPQVRGGIAINPYSSLTLTADVDVTSNKTFVPGVKSQLLSLGLEQTILSEFLSFRVGTFKNMQDASSPFIPTAGLGLRWFMFRADAGGGYDFREKGALVSASISFTF is encoded by the coding sequence ATGCGCTGGTCGCCATCAGTTCGCATAGCCGTTTTGCTGGCTACTTCAGCGCTGCCACTTCAGGTATCAGCGGCAGAATTTGTCATCTCCGGCCCTCGTGCCATGGGTATGGGAGGAGCCGGCGTCGCCGTCACAACCAATGCCCTCGCGACCTATTGGAATCCCGCCGGATTGGCCATGACCCAGACCGTAGATATTCGTGTCCAGGGAGGAGGCCTGGCGATCGATCGCCTCGGCTTTGGCGACGCGCTCAACGATCTAGAGAAGTTCAACACCAGCGACACTTCTCCGACCAATCTTGTGAGGGCACAGGAGATTGCCGATCGCATCAATCAACCGGGAGCGGCCGTTTCGGTTAATGGATCCGCTGGGCTGTATGTAAAAGGACACTTCGGCGAACATGCATTTGGATTCAATGTCTCAGATGTCGCCACCGGAGGAGGATTTGTCTCAACGCCTGTCCAGGCAACCCAACCTGGGGGAATTGGCACGCCCATCACCGTCGCAGGCCAGATGGCGCTGCGTGGGCTTGAGGCCAGACAATTGGCGTTTTCCTATGCCTATGCCTTTTCCGATAAAACGTTTGCCATCGGAATTACCGCGAAGGTCATTCAAGGCGCGTCCTACAATGGTTCGACCGACCTGCAAAGTGGAAGCGGCGTCAGCACCACCGATCACTTCGGCAAGCCAACCATCTCCACAACCTACGGCATTGATATCGGAGCCATCTATCGCCCCTCATCATTAATTAGGTTTGGGATTGTCGCGAAGGATATCAATACGCCGACGTTCGATGCAGCTGGTGGAGGGGAGCTCAAACTCGATCCGCAGGTTCGGGGTGGTATCGCCATTAACCCTTACTCCTCTTTAACACTCACAGCCGATGTGGATGTCACCTCGAACAAAACCTTTGTGCCTGGCGTGAAGAGTCAGCTCTTGAGCTTGGGACTCGAGCAAACGATCTTGTCCGAGTTTCTGTCGTTCAGAGTCGGAACATTCAAAAATATGCAGGACGCGTCCAGCCCCTTTATACCCACGGCGGGATTAGGCTTACGGTGGTTTATGTTTCGCGCCGATGCCGGCGGAGGATATGACTTCCGAGAAAAAGGTGCCTTAGTTTCTGCTTCCATTTCTTTCACTTTCTGA
- a CDS encoding outer membrane-specific lipoprotein ABC transporter ATP-binding subunit, whose protein sequence is MIKAINLHKSFSMGSHELPVLKGINLEIQRGELVAIVGASGAGKSTLLHIIGTLDKPSSGTVTFDGQDLFRMTDAQQAEFRNRRIGFVFQFHHLLAEFTALENACMPALVQRREPTSVKADATALLIDVGLGHRLHHKPGELSGGEQQRVAMARALMQNPDLVLADEPTGNLDTTSGEGLFGLMRTLNKTRGTTFVIVTHNDKLSAQSDRIIHMQDGQIA, encoded by the coding sequence ATGATTAAAGCGATCAATCTCCACAAATCGTTTTCGATGGGATCCCATGAGCTACCCGTTCTCAAGGGGATCAATCTTGAGATTCAGCGCGGCGAGTTGGTCGCCATTGTGGGGGCCTCCGGAGCCGGGAAAAGCACCCTCCTCCATATTATTGGAACGCTTGATAAACCCAGCAGCGGCACCGTGACGTTCGATGGGCAAGATCTGTTTCGCATGACGGACGCTCAACAGGCGGAGTTCCGCAATCGACGGATCGGGTTCGTGTTTCAGTTTCATCATTTGCTCGCCGAGTTCACCGCGCTGGAAAATGCCTGCATGCCGGCGCTCGTCCAACGTCGAGAGCCAACCTCAGTCAAAGCCGACGCCACCGCGCTTCTCATAGACGTTGGATTAGGGCATCGCCTGCACCACAAGCCCGGCGAACTCTCTGGGGGCGAACAACAACGGGTCGCCATGGCCCGCGCGTTGATGCAGAACCCGGACTTAGTCTTGGCCGACGAACCGACCGGCAATCTCGATACCACCAGCGGGGAAGGGCTGTTCGGGCTGATGCGCACCTTGAACAAAACGCGCGGAACCACGTTTGTAATCGTGACACATAACGACAAACTCTCCGCCCAGTCCGACCGCATCATTCACATGCAAGACGGACAGATCGCCTGA